A section of the Oncorhynchus gorbuscha isolate QuinsamMale2020 ecotype Even-year linkage group LG04, OgorEven_v1.0, whole genome shotgun sequence genome encodes:
- the LOC124034356 gene encoding transmembrane protein 127 encodes MTMYAPPGTTVPGSRRRRGGTALPKQPERSLASALPGALSITALCTALAEPAWVRVHGGTCPKQELGVADVLGYIDPKLLEDYCVNSQTILLLRVIAAFCFLGILCSLIAFLLDVFGPKHPALKITRRYAFAHILTVLQCATVIGFCYWASELILSLQQQHKKYHGSLIYVTFAISFYLVAGAGGASILATAANLLRHYPTEEEEQALELLSEMEESSETYPADYDIANQFQPPPAYTP; translated from the exons ATGACAATGTATGCACCACCGGGTACCACTGTCCCCGGAAGCCGGCGAAGGAGAGGGGGTACTGCACTTCCCAAGCAGCCAGAGCGAAGCCTGGCATCTGCCCTCCCCGGAGCACTGTCCATCACGGCTCTATGTACGGCATTGGCCGAACCAGCTTGGGTCCGAGTTCATGGAGGGACGTGTCCCAAGCAGGAGCTTGGAGTGGCTGATGTCCTGGGATACATTGACCCGAAACTCCTGGAGG ATTATTGTGTGAACTCCCAGACCATCTTGCTGCTAAGGGTCATTGCTGCCTTCTGCTTCCTGGGCATCCTATGCAGCTTGATAGCTTTCCTTTTGGATGTCTTTGGGCCCAAGCACCCTGCCCTCAAGATCACCCGCAGATACGCATTTGCCCACATTCTCACAG TGCTGCAGTGTGCCACAGTAATCGGGTTCTGCTACTGGGCCTCAGAGCTCATCTTGTCGCTACAGCAGCAGCATAAGAAGTACCACGGATCACTCATCTATGTCACGTTTGCCATTAGCTTCTACCTGGTGGCGGGGGCTGGCGGCGCCTCCATTCTGGCCACAGCTGCCAACCTGCTGCGCCACTaccccacagaggaggaggagcaggctcTAGAGCTTCTctcagagatggaggagagcagtGAAACATATCCTGCCGATTATGACATTGCCAACCAGTTCCAGCCGCCTCCTGCATACACGCCTTAA